The following proteins are encoded in a genomic region of Periophthalmus magnuspinnatus isolate fPerMag1 chromosome 21, fPerMag1.2.pri, whole genome shotgun sequence:
- the LOC117388954 gene encoding granzyme B-like isoform X3 — MNTYCITIVICLIPLSGASESGIVGGKIAKPHSRKYMASLQTDGNHFCGGFLIRDDFVLTAAHCKRDKTVIVLGAHNITKPEKSQQKIQVKKYFPHPKYDEKFDFDIMLLELKQKAQLNEFVQTIGLPKKDKTVKAHTECTVTGWGRMQPTQNSAVSDVLREAQEKIQFNFECKKIWEEHFNTKHMICTKFNKNGGSMCQGDSGGPLICKNKPLGISAFTSDNDCTDPKYPHSYTKISSFLPWIEHITGGLGNESKPSDSKYYNHHFN, encoded by the exons atgaatacttACTGCATTACCATTGTAATATGTCTGATCCCACTCTCTG GGGCAAGTGAAAGTGGGATAGTTGGAGGAAAAATTGCAAAACCTCACTCAAGAAAATACATGGCCTCACTCCAGACTGACGGAAATCATTTTTGTGGAGGATTTCTGATCCGAGATGACTTTGTGTTAACTGCAGCACACTGTAAACG tgatAAGACAGTGATTGTTCTGGGAGCACATAATATAACTAAACCGGAAAAAAGTCAGCAGAAGATtcaagtgaaaaaatatttcCCTCATCCAAAATATGATGAAAAATTTGACTTTGATATAATGCTTCTGGAG CTAAAACAAAAAGCTCAACTAAATGAGTTTGTTCAAACTATTGGTCtaccaaaaaaagacaaaactgtcAAAGCCCACACAGAATGTACTGTGACTGGCTGGGGCAGAATGCAACCCACCCAAAACAGCGCTGTTTCTGATGTGCTTCGAGAGGCACAGGAGAAGATTCAGTTCAATTTTGAATGCAAGAAAATTTGGGAAGAGCacttcaacacaaaacacatgatcTGCACTAAATTCAACAAGAATGGAGGAAGCATGTGCCAG GGTGATTCTGGAGGACCTCTGATCTGCAAAAACAAGCCTCTGGGTATTAGTGCATTTACCAGTGACAATGACTGCACTGATCCTAAATATCCTCATTCCTACACTAAGATTTCCAGTTTCCTTCCCTGGATTGAACACATCACAGGGGGACTGGGTAATGAAAGCAAGCCTTCGGATAGTAAATATTACAATCATCATTTCAATTAA
- the LOC117388954 gene encoding granzyme B-like isoform X2, translating to MNTYCITIVLCLIPLSGASESGIVGGKIAKPHSRKYMASLQTDGNHFCGGFLIRDDFVLTAAHCKRDKTVIVLGAHNITKPEKSQQKIQVKKYFPHPKYDEKFDFDIMLLELKQKAQLNEFVQTIGLPKKDKTVKAHTECTVTGWGRMQPTQNSAVSDVLREAQEKIQFNFECKKIWEEHFNTKHMICTKFNKNGGSMCQGDSGGPLICKNKPLGISAFTSDNDCTDPKYPHSYTKISSFLPWIEHITGGLGNESKPSDSKYYNHHFN from the exons ATGAATACTTACTGCATTACCATTGTCCTGTGCCTAATTCCACTCTCTG GGGCAAGTGAAAGTGGGATAGTTGGAGGAAAAATTGCAAAACCTCACTCAAGAAAATACATGGCCTCACTCCAGACTGACGGAAATCATTTTTGTGGAGGATTTCTGATCCGAGATGACTTTGTGTTAACTGCAGCACACTGTAAACG tgatAAGACAGTGATTGTTCTGGGAGCACATAATATAACTAAACCGGAAAAAAGTCAGCAGAAGATtcaagtgaaaaaatatttcCCTCATCCAAAATATGATGAAAAATTTGACTTTGATATAATGCTTCTGGAG CTAAAACAAAAAGCTCAACTAAATGAGTTTGTTCAAACTATTGGTCtaccaaaaaaagacaaaactgtcAAAGCCCACACAGAATGTACTGTGACTGGCTGGGGCAGAATGCAACCCACCCAAAACAGCGCTGTTTCTGATGTGCTTCGAGAGGCACAGGAGAAGATTCAGTTCAATTTTGAATGCAAGAAAATTTGGGAAGAGCacttcaacacaaaacacatgatcTGCACTAAATTCAACAAGAATGGAGGAAGCATGTGCCAG GGTGATTCTGGAGGACCTCTGATCTGCAAAAACAAGCCTCTGGGTATTAGTGCATTTACCAGTGACAATGACTGCACTGATCCTAAATATCCTCATTCCTACACTAAGATTTCCAGTTTCCTTCCCTGGATTGAACACATCACAGGGGGACTGGGTAATGAAAGCAAGCCTTCGGATAGTAAATATTACAATCATCATTTCAATTAA
- the LOC117388954 gene encoding granzyme B-like isoform X1, with translation MNTYCITIALCLIPLSGGSDSGIVGGKIAKPHSRKYMASLQTDGSHFCGGFLIRDNFVVTAAHCKRDKTVIVLGAHNITKPEKSQQKIQVKKYFPHPKYDEKFDFDIMLLELKQKAQLNEFVQTIGLPKKDKTVKAHTECTVTGWGRMQPTQNSAVSDVLREAQEKIQFNFECKKIWEEHFNTKHMICTKFNKNGGSMCQGDSGGPLICKNKPLGISAFTSDNDCTDPKYPHSYTKISSFLPWIEHITGGLGNESKPSDSKYYNHHFN, from the exons ATGAATACTTACTGCATTACCATTGCCCTGTGCCTGATTCCACTCTCTG GGGGAAGTGACAGCGGGATAGTTGGGGGAAAAATTGCAAAACCTCACTCAAGAAAATACATGGCCTCACTCCAGACTGACGGGAGTCATTTCTGTGGAGGATTTCTGATCCGAGACAACTTTGTGGTAACTGCAGCACACTGTAAACG tgatAAGACAGTGATTGTTCTGGGAGCACATAATATAACTAAACCGGAAAAAAGTCAGCAGAAGATtcaagtgaaaaaatatttcCCTCATCCAAAATATGATGAAAAATTTGACTTTGATATAATGCTTCTGGAG CTAAAACAAAAAGCTCAACTAAATGAGTTTGTTCAAACTATTGGTCtaccaaaaaaagacaaaactgtcAAAGCCCACACAGAATGTACTGTGACTGGCTGGGGCAGAATGCAACCCACCCAAAACAGCGCTGTTTCTGATGTGCTTCGAGAGGCACAGGAGAAGATTCAGTTCAATTTTGAATGCAAGAAAATTTGGGAAGAGCacttcaacacaaaacacatgatcTGCACTAAATTCAACAAGAATGGAGGAAGCATGTGCCAG GGTGATTCTGGAGGACCTCTGATCTGCAAAAACAAGCCTCTGGGTATTAGTGCATTTACCAGTGACAATGACTGCACTGATCCTAAATATCCTCATTCCTACACTAAGATTTCCAGTTTCCTTCCCTGGATTGAACACATCACAGGGGGACTGGGTAATGAAAGCAAGCCTTCGGATAGTAAATATTACAATCATCATTTCAATTAA
- the rabl3 gene encoding rab-like protein 3 — protein MASLDRVKVLVLGDSGVGKSSLVHLLCQNQVLGNPSWTVGCSVDVRIHDYKEGTPEEKTYYIELWDVGGSVGSASSVKSTRAVFYNSVNGIILVHDLTNKKSSQNLYRWSIEALNRDSSPTGVIVSNGDYDREQFAENPVPLLLIGTKFDQISENKRNEVLTRTAFLSEDFNAEEINLDCTNPRYLAAGTSNAVKLSRFFDKVIEKRYFTRDPSQMTAFTDRKRFNFKSLHYD, from the exons ATGGCTTCACTTGACAGGGTAAAAGTTCTCGTTTTAGGGGATTCGG GTGTGGGAAAATCCTCCTTGGTTCATTTACTTTGTCAGAATCAAGTTTTAGGAAATCCATCTTGGACAGTGGGCTGCTCAGTGGACGTACGG ATACATGATTATAAAGAAGGAACTccagaagaaaaaacatattacatTGAACTCTGGGATGTTGGAGGGTCTGTGGGCAGCGCAAGCAGCGTCAAGAGCACTCGGGCTGTCTTTTATAATTCTGTTAATG GTATTATATTAGTGCATGACTTGACAAATAAGAAATCTTCCCAAAATCTTTACCGGTGGTCAATAGAAGCACTGAACAGAGATTCATCACCTACTGGAGTTATTGTCTCAAATGG GGACTATGACAGAGAACAGTTTGCTGAAAACCCAGTGCCTTTGCTCTTGATAGGCACTAAATTTGACCAGATTTCAGAGAACAAACGCAATGAGGTCTTGACTCGAACAGCCTTCCTTTCTGAAGACTTCAACGCAGAAGAAATAAATCTA gACTGCACTAACCCACGCTACCTTGCTGCTGGAACATCAAATGCAGTCAAACTGAGTCGATTCTTTGACAAG GTAATAGAGAAGAGATACTTCACAAGAGACCCAAGTCAG ATGACAGCGTTTACCGACAGGAAGAGGTTTAACTTTAAAAGTCTGCACTATGACTAA